A region of the Thermanaerothrix sp. genome:
CGGTCCGGATGGCCCCATCGGACAGGTACCTTTTTAACTCGTAAAGGGCGTTCCTAAGGCTCCCTGAAGCCCGGGGCCGGTCGAAGTCGCCCCAGAATAGCTCCTCAAGGCGGGCCCGCTGGACCCTTCGGTTGACCAAGACGTAAGCTAAAAGGCCGTAGGCCTTCTTGAACGGGAGCACCGTCTCCGCGCCGTCCCTGTATATGCGGAAGGGGCCTATGAGGCGGGCCTCCAGGGAGCTCATCGGCGCTCGCACATGCCCTTTAGGAAACGGAATATGACGTCGGCCCCCAGGGAGGCGGTCCTCTGGTCCTGGTCCAGGGGCGGGCTTATCTCCATTATGTCCAGGTACTTGACCTTGTAGCTTCGGCCCGCCAGGTACGCCACCTTGTTGAGCTCGTGGGACGAGAGGCCGTTGGGGGACACCGCGGAAGCTCCTGGGGCGTCGGTGCTCCTCACGGAGTCGATGTCCACCGACACCGCGATGGCCCGGGTGCCGCGACCGGCTATCTGCAGGGCCTTTATGAAGGTCTCCATGGGACGCCCCTGGATCTCGTCAAAGGTCATCACCGTGGCGTGCCTCTCGGATAGCCAGTCGTAGTAGTAGGGTGAGTTATGGGCCTCCTGAATGGCGTACTCCACGAAGTTCCTTGGGTTGAGGGACCTCGTGGGCATCTCCTCCAACGAACGGTAGAAGGGAGTTCCGCTGGTGATGCCCCCCCAGGAGAGATCCCTCACATCCAGGTGCTGGTCCACGTTGACAACCCCCAGCTCCCCCTCCCCAAGCCCAAGCCCCTCCGCCAGGCCCAAAAGGCCCGGGTAGCTGTTGTCGTGTCCTCCCCCTATGACTATGGGCAGCGCCCCGCTGGAGATAACCCACCGCACCACCCTGCGAAGGGCGTCGTGGGCCTCCTCCAGGGACAGGCCATCCACCTTCACGTTGCCCAAGTCCCCTATCTTGAGCTCCCCAAGGGAGGGACCGAACCCGGGGGTGAATCGGTAGAAAGCCCCCCTCACGGCGTCCGGCGCAAGCCTCGCCCCGGGACGGCCCCTGTTGGCGGTCACGCCCCGATCCTCCGGCATGCCCACCAACACCACGTCGAAGGCCCCCACGTCCCCCTCGGTCACCGGCACCACCAGCTCCCCCATCCGGGGGTCCTTGGGGTCCTGCTTGCTGAAGAAAAGCCCCCGGTCCGGGGGGGTCAAAAGCTCAAACAATTCCAACTCCCATCTCCTCCAATGCCAGGTGAAGTGCCTCAAGGTCCACCTTGAACAGCGCCGCGGGCCGGTACTCGGTACGCCCCTCCCGGGAGGAGCACGGGAAGCTCAAGTCCCCCGGGTCGTCGGGGACCACCCACTCCCCCACCAGCCTCACATGTCGTCCCTCAAGGGGCCCGCCGCAGGAAGGGCATAGGTCCCTCTCAGACAGAGACGCCAGGTCCGCGAAGGCGGGGGTGAAGTCCCTCAGGGGCACCAGGTTGATAAGGTGCCTGTCCCGCCGGTTAGCCCCCGCCACCATGGGACGGGGGACCTTGAGGGAGTCATGGGCTATTATAGCCACCGTCCCTGGGATTCCAACGGGGCCCAGGAAACCGGCGCAGTCCCCGAAGACCTGGCGCACCGCCTCGTCGGAGGCCATCTGGGCCTTGAACTTTAGGGCCCTTGAGGCCTTGGGATATGACAGGTTCATGTGCCCTGGGATGAGAAGCGCCGCCACCTGCCCTCCCCCCTGGTCCATCACCGCCACGGTCTTTATGGTGTCCTCGGGCTTAACGTTTAAAAACGAGCACAGGTCCTCTATGGTGGACACGGCGGGGGTGTGGACCTCCTCCGGGGCCGGCCCATGGGCGGGAAGGGCCGAAGGCTCCTCATCACCGCTCGGGAACGGATGATTCCTTGAGAAGAGCCCCCCGCAGGACCCACACTGCAGGGCGTCCACGCAGTTCATGGCCCAAGGATCGGAGGGTACGGCCCAAAGCACCCGGTATCCGCCTTCGAAGACCTCGGGAACCTGCTTCAGCCACCCAAAGGGAGGGGCCGGAACCTGCTGTTCCTTAGGGCTGAAAACCGCCCCAAGGCACAGCTCCTCCCCCACGGAGCCCCATATCTCAAGCCCATGGTCTTTCATGTACCGCTCCGCCAGGCTCTTAAGGTGCTGAAAGGTCCTTGCGCCTCCGCACAGAACCCCTCCCATGGAGGCGATCCACCCCTCCAGGGCCCCCATGAGAGCTCGGCGCTCCGAAAGGCCCCTGGGCAGGAGCAGAAGCCGCCCCTCCTTGGCGTTGTAAGCCCCCTTGCCGGAGGTTACAAGGGATACAAGCCCCCGATCCTTCACCTTTGCGGGTGGTTTTTGGGGTGGCGCGAAATCCCTTCCACCGCTCAACGCTCCCTCACCTCCTCCAGGACCTCCCCCATGGCCTTGAGGAAGGCCCGGTTCTCCTCAGGCCGTCCCACGGTGACCCTTATGGCCCCCGGGGACCCGTAGTGTCTTACCATTATGCCCCTTTCCATGAGTCCCAGGAACACCCTATGGGAGCAGTTCCCAAGCGGTATGAACACGAAGTTCCCATGGGATCTTACGAAGCTCACGCCCATGGCGGACAAGCCCCTTTGAAGCTCCTCCCGGCCCTTTGACAGCTGTTCCACCACGGACCGGAGGAACCCATGGTCCTCAAGGGCCCCCAGGGCCCCCGCCAGCGCAAGGGCGTTCACCGAGTAGGGCTCCTTGGCCCTCCTCATGTGGGATATGATCTGTTGAGGCCCCGCCACATAGCCCACCCTCAGCCCCGCAAGGCCGTAGGCCTTGGAGAAGGTGCGGAGCATCACCAGGTTGTCCCGTT
Encoded here:
- a CDS encoding formimidoylglutamase: MELFELLTPPDRGLFFSKQDPKDPRMGELVVPVTEGDVGAFDVVLVGMPEDRGVTANRGRPGARLAPDAVRGAFYRFTPGFGPSLGELKIGDLGNVKVDGLSLEEAHDALRRVVRWVISSGALPIVIGGGHDNSYPGLLGLAEGLGLGEGELGVVNVDQHLDVRDLSWGGITSGTPFYRSLEEMPTRSLNPRNFVEYAIQEAHNSPYYYDWLSERHATVMTFDEIQGRPMETFIKALQIAGRGTRAIAVSVDIDSVRSTDAPGASAVSPNGLSSHELNKVAYLAGRSYKVKYLDIMEISPPLDQDQRTASLGADVIFRFLKGMCERR